The nucleotide sequence AGACGCCGCGCGGGCCGATCTGCCGCATCAGGTACATGCCCATCGCGTAGCCGCCGAGCCCGAAGAAGGCGCCGTGGCCGAGCGAGAGGATGCCGCAATAACCCCAGACGAGATCGAGGCTGAGCGCGAGCAGCGCGAAGGCGAGATACTTGCCGAAGAGCGAGACCAGATAGGTCGGCAGGTGCAGCCCGGAGCCCTCGGCGACCCCGAGGTTGAGGAGCGGCACCGCGAGGCAGAAGGCGGCGAGCGCGCCGAGGAAGATCCAGCCCTTGGGATCGATGAGGCGGGTGCGGGTCATGCTCAGGACTCCACCGCCCGGCCCTTGAGCGCGAACAGGCCGCGCGGGCGCTTCTGGATGAACAGGATGATGAAGACGAGGAGCGCGATCTTCGCGAGCACCGCGCCGAAATACGGCTCGAACAGCTTGTTGGCGACGCCGAGCGTGAGCGCGGCCACCAGCGTGCCCCAGAGATTGCCGACCCCGCCGAACACCACGACCAGGAACGAGTCGATGATGTAGCCCTGGCCGAGGTTCGGCGAGACGTTGTCGATCTGCGAGAGCGCCACGCCCGCGATGCCGGCGATGCCGGAGCCGAGGCCGAAGGTCATCGCGTCGACCCAGGGCGTGCGGATGCCCATGGCGGCGGCCATGCGGCGGTTCTGGGTGACCGCCCGGGTCTTCAGGCCGAACGATGTCCTGCGCAGCACGAAGAGCAGCCCGAGGAAGACGCTGAACGAGAACAGCACGATCCACATCCGGCCCCAGGTGATCGAGAGGCCGGCGATGTCGAAGGCGCCCGACATGAAGCCCGGCGAGCCGACCTCGCGGTTCGTCGGCCCGAAGATCGAGCGCACGCCCTGCTGCAGCACGAGGCTGACGCCGAAGGTGGCCAGCAGTGTCTCCAGCGGGCGTCCGTAGAGGAAGCGGATGATGCCGCGCTCGATCGCGACGCCCACCGCGCCCGCCACCAGGAACGCGCACGGGATGCTGATGGCGAGCGACCAGTCGAACAGGCCCGGCGCGTGCGCCCGGATCGCGTCCTGCACGAGGAAGGTCGTGTAGGCGCCGAGCATCACCATCTCGCCGTGCGCCATGTTGATGATGCCCATCACCCCGAAGGTGATGGCGAGCCCGATCGCGGCGAGCAGCAGCACGGAGCCGAGCGACACGCCGTACCAGACGTTCTGGGCGGCCGCCGCCACGGCGAGCCGCGTCTCGACGGCCTGGATGCTGCGGGCGGCCGCGGCCTTCACCATCTCGCTCGGGTCGCTGGCCGCGACGTTGCGCAGGATCGCGATGGCGTCGCCGTCGCCCCGGGCCTGGATCGCGGCGAGCGCCGCGACCCGCTCGTTCTCCGGCGTGTCGGGCTTCGCGAGCAGCACGGCGGCGCGCGCGGCGGCGAGGACCCGCTTCACACCCGGATCGGATTCCGCCGCGAGCGCGCGCTCGACCGCCGGAAGAACCAGGGGATCGCGCGCCTTGAACACCGCGTCGGCGGCCTCGCGCCGCCGGGCGGGATCGGGGCTGGTGAGGTTGAGCTGACCCTGCGCGGCGTCGAGCGCGCGGCGGATCTTGTTGTTGGCGCGGACCGGCTTGAGCCCCTCGGCCTCGGCGGGTGCGCCGGTTCGGGCGTCCGCGAGGGCGTTGCCCTGCTTGATGAAGAGCGCCTTGTCGGCCGGGCGGTAGAGCAGCCTGCCCTCAGCGAGGGCGGCGAGCACGGCGCCCGCCCGCGGATCGCCGCTCGCGGCAAGGCCCGCGATGCCGGCCTCGATGTCGCCGTAGCTGTCGCTCGCGAGGCGCGCGTAGGCGTCGGCCGGCGGCGGTGCGTCCTGCGCGCGCGCGGGCGCGGCGAGGCCGAGCAGGAGCGAGAGGATGAGGATGCGGATCATGAAGCTCGGGTCTCCGCGGTCGCGCGGGTGGGCGCCGTCTCGGCGGTGTCTGCGGAGGCGCGACGGTGTCCGACACCCGCGCCGTCGTCCCGGGGCCGCGGAGCGGCGCCCGGGATCCGTGCCCACCGACGTGTCAGGGTGACCGATCGCGCTGTTCGTGGATTCCGGGGTCGCCCCAGGCGCCCCGGAATCACGGTTCGGGTCCGACGAAGCCTCGGCTCAGGCGCCGCCGCACTTCTTCGTCTTGGTGTTGTAGTTGCCGCAGTTGAGCTTGACCCAGTCGGCCTCGAGGTCCTTCGAGCCCTCGAGCTGCTTCGACCACGCCTCGCCCGGGATCAGGCCCTCGGTCTTGTTGACCACGTCGAACTGGCCGTCGTCCTTGATCTCGCCGATGAAGACCGGCTTCGTGATGTGGTGGTTGGGCAGCATGGTCGAGGTGCCGCCGGTCAGGTTCTTCTGCTCGGTGCCCGGCAGCGCCGCGATGACCTTGTCGGGATCGACCGTGCCGGCCTTCTCGACAGCCTTCACCCACATGTTGAAGCCGATGTAGTGCGCCTCCATCGGGTCGTTGGTCACGGCCTTCGGGTTCTTCTTGTAGGCCTGCCACTGCTGGATGAAGGCCTTGTTCTCCGGCGTGTCGATCGACTCGAAGTAGTTCCACGCGGCGAGGTGCCCGACGAGCGGCTTGGTGTCGATGCCGGCGAGTTCCTCCTCTCCGACCGAGAAGGCGACCACCGGGATGTCGGTCGCCTTGATGCCCTGGTTGGCGAGCTCCTTGTAGAACGGCACGTTGGCGTCGCCGTTGATGGTCGAGACCACCGCGGTCTTCTTGCCGGCCGAGCCGAAGCTCTTGATGGCGGCGACGCGCGTCTGCCAGTCGGACTGGCCGAAGGGCGTGTAGTTGATCGAGATGTCCTCCGGCTTCACGCCCTTGGCCTTCAGGTAGGCCTCGAGGATCTTGTTGGTGGTGCGCGGATAGACGTAGTCGGTGCCCTCCAGAACCCAGCGCTCGACCTTCTCCTCCTTCATCAGGTAGTCGACGGCCGGGATCGCCTGCTGGTTCGGCGCGGCGCCGGTGTAGAACACGTTCCGCTCGCTCTCCTCACCCTCGTACTGGACGGGATAGAACAGAATCGAGTTCAGCTCCTTGAACACCGGCAGCACGGACTTGCGCGAGACGCTGGTCCAGCAGCCGAACACGGCCGAGACCTTGTCCTTCGCGATCAGCTCGCGGGCCTTCTCGGCGAAGAGCGGCCAGTTCGAGGCCGGATCGACCACCACCGGCTCCAGCTTCTTGCCGAGCACGCCGCCCTTCTTGTTCTGCTCCGCGATGAGCATCAGCATCGCGTCCTTCAGCGTCGTCTCGGAGATCGCCATCGTCCCCGAGAGCGAGTGCAGGATGCCGACCTTGATGGTCTCCTGCGCCCGTGCCGTGCCGGCGCCCAGAGAGGCCAGCGCCATGCCGCCGGCGAGCGCCGCGGCCGAAACCCAGGTCTTCAGTCGTGTCATCGTGCGGTTCCCCGGCCGCTGTTTCCGCGGCTGAGGCCCTTCAGCAATGGCCGTGCCAGAATGCGCGGCCTTCGACTGCGCGCGGTTTCAACAGACGGCCTGCGGCGTATGCAGTGCCCTGACGCGGACGCACGCCGATATGCCTAATCTGTAGGCGATTGACGCTTTGCCTGCCCCGGGCCTGTGCAGGGAGGCCGGATAGCTGAGCACCTTCGCCTTCTGGCCCGGCCTCTGCTAGAGCGCCCGGGTCCGGACATGGCAGGAGAGCAGGGTCTTGAACGAGGTCTTGCCCGACGGCGGCGCGGCGGGGCGCAGGATCGTCGTGATCGGAGCGCCGATCGAGGTCGGCACCAGCGAGCCCGGAGCCCTGATGGGACCGGCGGCCCTGCGCACGGCCGGCCTGATCCTCAGCCTGCGCGATCTCGGCCACGAGGTCGTCGACGCGGGCGACGTGGCGCCGGGCCTCGTCCCGGAGGCGCGCGGCCTGCCCGCCGTCGCCGCCTGGACCCGAGCCCTGGCAAGGGCGGTGGAGACGGCGCTCGATGCGGGCGGCCTGCCGCTGGTGATGGGCGGAGACCACAGCCTGTCCCTGGGTTCCGTCGAGGGGGCGATGCGCCATTGCGCGGCCGCGGGGCGGGCCCTCTCCGTGCTCTGGCTCGACGCGCACGCCGACTTCAACACGCCCGAGACCTCGCCCTCGGGCAACATCCACGGCATGCCGCTCGCCGCGCTCTGCGGCGAGCCGGGCTTTTCCGGGCTGTTCGAGGATGCCGATCGGGCGAGCCTCGACCCCGCGCGGGTCCACCTGTTCGGTTTGCGCTCGATCGATGCGGGCGAGCGCGCGCTGGTCCGCGCGCGCCGGCTGGGCGTGATCGACATGCGCGACATCGACGAGTTCGGCGTGGTGGCCCCGCTCCGGCGCATCCTCGACCGCGTGGCGGAGGCGGGCGACCATCTGCACGTCAGCTTCGACGTCGATTTCCTGGACCCCGCGCTCGCGCCGGGCGTCGGCACCACGGTGCCGGGCGGTGCGACCTTTCGGGAGGCGCATCTGATCATGGAGATGCTGCACGATTCCGGGCTGGTCCGCTCCCTCGACGTGGTCGAGCTGAACCCGTTCCTCGACGAGCGCGGCCGCAGCGCCCGCGTGCTGGTGGAGCTGGTCGCGAGCCTGTTCGGCCGACGCATCCTCGACCGCCCGACGCCGCCGATCGAGGCCCTTCCCGGACGCGGCCCGGCATGAACGCGCGCGTCTCTCCGGCGGGCGCCTCAACCGGCGCGGCGCCCGCGCGCCAGCGCTCGGTCGGGCGCGTCGCGCTCGTCTGCGACGGGCCCGGGCCGGCCCGCCTACGCGACCTCGCCGAGGCGGGCCCGCTGCGCCTGCGCTTCCCGGGCCGCCACGGTGCCGGCGAGACGGAGGCCGTCCTCGTCAACACCGCCGGGGGCGTCGCCTGCGGCGACCGCTTCAGCGTCGCGATCGACCTCGCGGAGGGCGCCCGGCTCTGCTTCACCAGCACGGCTGCGGAAAAGCTCTACCGCTCGGACGGGCCCGTGAGCCGGATCGAGAACCGCGTCGGGCTGGCCGCGGGCGCGCAGCTCGCCTGGCTGCCGCAGGAGACGATCCTGTTCGACCGCGCGCGGGTGCGCCGGCGCTTCGAGGCCGATCTCGCGCCTGATGCCGCGCTCCTGATCTTCGAGGCGGTGGCGTTCGGCCGGACGGCGCGGGGCGAGATCCTCTCCGAAGCCCTGTTCGAGGACGTGTGGCGCGTGCGCAGGAATGGCCGTCTCGTCTACGCCGACACGGTCCGGCTCGACGGGCCGGTCGGCGGCCTGCTGGCCCGTCCGGCGATCGGCGGCGGGGCCGCCGCCTGCGCCACCCTGCTCGACCTCGCGCCGGGGGCCGAGGCCCGGCTCGACGAGGCGCGCGCGCTTCTCGACGGCGCGGGTTCCCTCGGCGTCGAGGCGGGTGCCAGCGCCTGGAACGGCCATCTCGCGGTGCGGATGCTCGCGCCCGCGATCGGCCCGCTGCGGGTGCTCGCGGCCCGCTTCCTCGAAGCCTATCGGGCGGCCCCTCTCCCCCGGGTCTGGCAGACCTGAGAGGCCGGCGCAGGTTTGGGGGCACGAGCGCCCGCAAGGCCGTTGCCTCGCGCCCCTCACCTCTGCTAGAGACCGCCCACCTTGAGCCGGCCGCCCGGCTCGGGACGCGATGCCCCTACGGGGAGCAGACGCCGAAGGCCTCGTGGCGGAGTGGTTACGCAGAGGACTGCAAATCCTTGCACCCCGGTTCGATTCCGGGCGAGGCCTCCAAATTTCGCGCTGCGCGCATCGATGAGCGAGCCGGCCGGGACGATGTCCAGGGCCGGTTTTTTCATGCCCGCGAACGACTTGTGCGTAGTTTTCACGTGCCCGTCCCGCGAGCCGGGCAGACATGGGCAGGGCGCCGAAATCTTCGCTTGCCAGCCCTCGCCCGCCTGTGTAGATACCCCCTCGCGATCCCCGATAGCTCAGTTGGTAGAGCAGGCGACTGTTAATCGCCTTGTCGCAGGTTCGAGTCCTGCTCGGGGAGCCAGCCGCTCCCACGTCGCCGATGCGCTGCTAGCCGAGGCCGTTCGCCACGGAACTCGCTTTCTCGACGCGCTCGCGCCGGCTCCGGTGGCTCGAGGCGAGCGCCGAGTGCTCAAGCGGCCCTGAACCTATCTCTGCATCTCATTCCACGCCGCGTGATGATCTTGCGGCCCGCGCTGGTGCTTGGCGCTAGTCTCACTCGAAGCACTGTTCGCGCGGTCAGCCTTCGCGGGCGGCTCGGCTCTCGCCACGTCTGCTCTGACCGTCGCCTCGGCCTCGGTGCGCGACTTGGCTTCCGCTTCCGCCCGGATATTGGTTTCCATCTCCGTTCGTGCCTGGGCATCGGCTTCCGGCCTGCTTTTCGCGTCGGCCTCCGCCAGCAGGGTGATTGCCCTGAGACGACCGACGCTGGCCAATCTCCTTGAAGCCTCTGATGCAGCACCTTGAGCGTTGCCTACTGCAGGGCGCCTGAAAATGTTTATTTCTGGTCAGTCGAGCGATGATACCAAGGTAACGCCTTTATAGGCAGTGCGACAATAGAGATTTTTCGGTCAGTCGCAGCGTCGGCCGTTTCTGCGCTCGGTTCAACCGCACCGCGCTCTTGCGCGAGCATGAAAGCGATCGTCCTATGGATAGGCGGCGGCACGATGAGTGACTGAATATCTCAGATATTATCCGGTTAATATTCTTACAAACTATACTATCAGTGTTGG is from Methylobacterium radiodurans and encodes:
- the urtB gene encoding urea ABC transporter permease subunit UrtB — encoded protein: MIRILILSLLLGLAAPARAQDAPPPADAYARLASDSYGDIEAGIAGLAASGDPRAGAVLAALAEGRLLYRPADKALFIKQGNALADARTGAPAEAEGLKPVRANNKIRRALDAAQGQLNLTSPDPARRREAADAVFKARDPLVLPAVERALAAESDPGVKRVLAAARAAVLLAKPDTPENERVAALAAIQARGDGDAIAILRNVAASDPSEMVKAAAARSIQAVETRLAVAAAAQNVWYGVSLGSVLLLAAIGLAITFGVMGIINMAHGEMVMLGAYTTFLVQDAIRAHAPGLFDWSLAISIPCAFLVAGAVGVAIERGIIRFLYGRPLETLLATFGVSLVLQQGVRSIFGPTNREVGSPGFMSGAFDIAGLSITWGRMWIVLFSFSVFLGLLFVLRRTSFGLKTRAVTQNRRMAAAMGIRTPWVDAMTFGLGSGIAGIAGVALSQIDNVSPNLGQGYIIDSFLVVVFGGVGNLWGTLVAALTLGVANKLFEPYFGAVLAKIALLVFIILFIQKRPRGLFALKGRAVES
- the urtA gene encoding urea ABC transporter substrate-binding protein; this translates as MALASLGAGTARAQETIKVGILHSLSGTMAISETTLKDAMLMLIAEQNKKGGVLGKKLEPVVVDPASNWPLFAEKARELIAKDKVSAVFGCWTSVSRKSVLPVFKELNSILFYPVQYEGEESERNVFYTGAAPNQQAIPAVDYLMKEEKVERWVLEGTDYVYPRTTNKILEAYLKAKGVKPEDISINYTPFGQSDWQTRVAAIKSFGSAGKKTAVVSTINGDANVPFYKELANQGIKATDIPVVAFSVGEEELAGIDTKPLVGHLAAWNYFESIDTPENKAFIQQWQAYKKNPKAVTNDPMEAHYIGFNMWVKAVEKAGTVDPDKVIAALPGTEQKNLTGGTSTMLPNHHITKPVFIGEIKDDGQFDVVNKTEGLIPGEAWSKQLEGSKDLEADWVKLNCGNYNTKTKKCGGA
- the rocF gene encoding arginase; protein product: MNEVLPDGGAAGRRIVVIGAPIEVGTSEPGALMGPAALRTAGLILSLRDLGHEVVDAGDVAPGLVPEARGLPAVAAWTRALARAVETALDAGGLPLVMGGDHSLSLGSVEGAMRHCAAAGRALSVLWLDAHADFNTPETSPSGNIHGMPLAALCGEPGFSGLFEDADRASLDPARVHLFGLRSIDAGERALVRARRLGVIDMRDIDEFGVVAPLRRILDRVAEAGDHLHVSFDVDFLDPALAPGVGTTVPGGATFREAHLIMEMLHDSGLVRSLDVVELNPFLDERGRSARVLVELVASLFGRRILDRPTPPIEALPGRGPA
- a CDS encoding urease accessory protein UreD, with translation MNARVSPAGASTGAAPARQRSVGRVALVCDGPGPARLRDLAEAGPLRLRFPGRHGAGETEAVLVNTAGGVACGDRFSVAIDLAEGARLCFTSTAAEKLYRSDGPVSRIENRVGLAAGAQLAWLPQETILFDRARVRRRFEADLAPDAALLIFEAVAFGRTARGEILSEALFEDVWRVRRNGRLVYADTVRLDGPVGGLLARPAIGGGAAACATLLDLAPGAEARLDEARALLDGAGSLGVEAGASAWNGHLAVRMLAPAIGPLRVLAARFLEAYRAAPLPRVWQT